A DNA window from Actinomadura coerulea contains the following coding sequences:
- a CDS encoding chromosome partitioning protein ParA has translation MTAVLEPMVTARDAENVVGGRTLVAVQAVNISRLSTHPVPTVPGTLIVVAGQGPKDSNGAGKSSFIAAITALLGDEQWRFASGARAVAELLFNAELAAQGDSQWASADHGYIVGVFDYADPAEGDGPGEEGETAVTVWLRVNADAPHLEIRWRRGVHLASAPSEADRVSLADRLWASLPRSAGRRDLVAKDLSRVLYGGQVRCVSFLSTSVRSKVATNLLSQPLNEISPERIFSAIAALTGLDRELEAERKSRAEEHRERAKAAEAAERLTEWEREAASLLKTFDRRDRARDETAAAVRHWRTRQARLLMDAAEADAAHAADQERLHREGEELAAAARAAEKEIEQLTGGALEERLREAGAALADLKGQADKLGADKAVARNRMDELRRRVSALEERRREADGRDRGTARAELAEAEGRRDEAQQEYGMAKGAVARAERSLAEAEAGEGSAPAQIRALAAAGIAAVGLLDAVELAEGVRERWEAALWPYREAVVVGADDLGAAVAALDGMPGSMIVPADGAGALPDGVSCEPSPSGFFAALEGEGTGVVVVGGFQEPVTGRVARVRAARTAVESAEEALERARQATSDAAADVALAGRRLAGARAAAELDDVRAAMAELREGLEELGGSESRLGPRLGAAEQTLRRLQAKADTRALEVDRLRGRRETHERERDKVRRAASELAGRRAALGLDDLEKAWGGSREDAAGWLSGLDDDEATWTPAEWWHSAEKHLSEALRRVFPDGPSDEDMPEEMRFLLRERAEGEGRRTDREQATFPRLVKAMESYLRQQEDYERHQRRQIEVQLSGRRADLDKAQKGATEAAGAAEAHRTALTAAIRARLQRVSEEFEKLDVTYGGYGATLEFPTPEQPGDPEQEWRWRVTPKWRRSDGQRYVPYNRRANTALMDEKAVKLVCAAALASSGGGRLCLVLDELGRNLGKEHRKEAVALFRKIGETHGITVIGALQDDMEPYAIDACGQYVKLRRSSDTMPYNEPPVVVGYDEHEARVRKLAEHITAARPEPAPPEAG, from the coding sequence ATGACGGCCGTCCTCGAACCGATGGTGACCGCGCGCGACGCCGAGAACGTCGTCGGCGGCCGGACCCTCGTGGCCGTGCAGGCGGTGAACATCTCACGGCTGTCGACGCATCCGGTGCCGACCGTCCCGGGGACGCTCATCGTGGTGGCCGGGCAGGGCCCGAAGGACTCCAACGGCGCCGGCAAGTCCTCGTTCATCGCGGCCATCACCGCGCTCCTGGGCGACGAGCAGTGGCGGTTCGCGTCGGGCGCGCGTGCGGTGGCGGAGCTGCTGTTCAACGCGGAGCTGGCCGCGCAGGGCGACAGCCAGTGGGCCAGCGCCGACCACGGCTACATCGTCGGGGTCTTCGACTACGCCGATCCCGCGGAGGGCGACGGCCCCGGGGAGGAGGGCGAGACGGCCGTCACCGTGTGGCTGCGGGTGAACGCCGACGCGCCGCACCTGGAGATCCGGTGGCGGCGGGGCGTCCACCTGGCCTCCGCACCGTCCGAGGCCGACCGGGTGTCGCTGGCCGACCGGCTGTGGGCGAGCCTGCCGCGCAGCGCCGGGCGCCGCGACCTCGTCGCGAAGGACCTGTCCCGCGTCCTGTACGGGGGGCAGGTGCGGTGCGTGTCGTTCCTGTCGACCTCGGTGCGGTCCAAGGTCGCGACGAACCTGCTGTCCCAGCCGCTGAACGAGATCAGCCCGGAGCGCATCTTCAGCGCGATCGCGGCGCTGACCGGGCTGGACCGGGAGCTGGAGGCCGAGCGCAAGTCCCGCGCGGAGGAGCACCGGGAGCGGGCCAAGGCGGCGGAGGCGGCCGAGCGGCTCACCGAGTGGGAGCGCGAGGCGGCGAGCCTGCTGAAGACGTTCGACCGCCGCGACCGGGCCCGCGACGAGACCGCCGCGGCGGTGCGGCACTGGCGGACGCGGCAGGCCCGGCTGCTGATGGACGCGGCCGAGGCCGACGCCGCGCACGCGGCCGACCAGGAGCGGCTGCACCGCGAGGGCGAGGAGCTCGCCGCAGCGGCCAGGGCCGCCGAGAAGGAGATCGAGCAGCTCACCGGCGGCGCGCTGGAGGAGCGGCTCCGGGAGGCGGGCGCCGCGCTCGCGGACCTGAAGGGCCAGGCCGACAAGCTCGGCGCGGACAAGGCCGTCGCCCGCAACCGCATGGACGAGCTGCGCCGGCGCGTGTCGGCGCTGGAGGAGCGCCGCCGGGAGGCCGACGGGCGCGACCGCGGCACCGCCCGCGCCGAGCTGGCGGAGGCCGAGGGCCGCCGGGACGAGGCGCAGCAGGAGTACGGGATGGCCAAGGGCGCCGTCGCGCGCGCGGAGCGGTCGCTGGCGGAGGCGGAGGCCGGCGAGGGCAGCGCGCCCGCGCAGATCCGCGCGCTGGCCGCCGCGGGCATCGCCGCGGTCGGCCTGCTGGACGCCGTCGAGCTGGCCGAAGGCGTCCGGGAGCGCTGGGAGGCGGCCCTGTGGCCCTACCGGGAGGCCGTCGTCGTCGGAGCGGACGATCTCGGCGCCGCGGTCGCCGCCCTGGACGGCATGCCCGGCTCCATGATCGTCCCCGCGGACGGGGCCGGGGCCCTCCCGGACGGCGTGAGCTGCGAGCCCTCGCCGAGCGGCTTCTTCGCGGCCCTCGAAGGAGAGGGCACCGGGGTCGTGGTCGTCGGCGGGTTCCAGGAGCCCGTCACGGGGCGCGTGGCCCGGGTGCGGGCGGCCAGGACGGCGGTGGAGTCCGCCGAGGAGGCGCTGGAGCGCGCGCGGCAGGCCACGTCCGACGCCGCCGCCGACGTGGCGCTCGCCGGGCGGCGGCTCGCGGGTGCGCGGGCCGCGGCGGAACTGGACGACGTCCGCGCGGCGATGGCGGAGCTGCGCGAGGGCCTGGAGGAGCTGGGCGGCAGCGAGTCCCGGCTCGGCCCGCGCCTCGGGGCGGCGGAGCAGACCCTGCGGCGGCTCCAGGCGAAGGCCGACACGCGCGCGCTGGAGGTCGACCGGCTGCGCGGCCGCAGGGAGACCCACGAGCGCGAGCGCGACAAGGTCCGCCGCGCCGCGTCCGAGCTGGCCGGCAGGCGCGCCGCGCTCGGCCTGGACGATCTGGAGAAGGCGTGGGGCGGCTCCCGCGAGGACGCCGCCGGGTGGCTGTCCGGCCTGGACGACGACGAGGCCACGTGGACGCCCGCCGAGTGGTGGCACAGCGCCGAGAAGCACCTGTCGGAGGCGCTGCGGCGCGTCTTCCCCGACGGCCCGTCGGACGAGGACATGCCCGAGGAGATGCGGTTCCTGCTCCGCGAGCGCGCCGAGGGCGAGGGCCGCCGCACCGACCGCGAGCAGGCCACGTTCCCCCGCCTGGTCAAGGCGATGGAGAGCTACCTGCGCCAGCAGGAGGACTACGAGAGGCACCAGCGGCGCCAGATCGAGGTGCAGCTGTCGGGGCGCCGCGCCGACCTGGACAAGGCGCAGAAGGGCGCGACGGAGGCGGCGGGCGCCGCCGAGGCGCACCGCACGGCGCTCACGGCCGCGATCCGCGCGCGCCTGCAGCGGGTCTCGGAGGAGTTCGAGAAGCTCGACGTGACCTATGGGGGGTACGGCGCGACGCTGGAGTTCCCCACGCCGGAGCAGCCGGGCGACCCCGAGCAGGAGTGGCGCTGGCGCGTCACGCCGAAGTGGCGCCGCTCGGACGGGCAGCGGTACGTCCCGTACAACCGGCGCGCCAACACCGCGCTCATGGACGAGAAGGCCGTCAAGCTGGTGTGCGCGGCGGCGCTCGCCAGCTCCGGCGGCGGCCGGCTGTGCCTCGTGCTGGACGAGCTCGGCCGCAACCTCGGCAAGGAGCACCGCAAGGAGGCCGTCGCGCTCTTCCGCAAGATCGGTGAGACGCACGGCATCACCGTGATCGGCGCGCTGCAGGACGACATGGAGCCGTACGCGATCGACGCGTGCGGCCAGTACGTGAAGCTGCGCCGCTCGTCCGACACGATGCCCTACAACGAGCCCCCCGTCGTCGTCGGCTACGACGAGCACGAGGCCCGCGTCCGCAAGCTGGCCGAGCACATCACCGCCGCCCGCCCCGAACCCGCGCCGCCCGAGGCCGGGTGA
- a CDS encoding disulfide bond formation protein DsbA: MAEIADVWFDPSCPYTWITTRWLVEAAGARPVGLRWHLLSLAALNEGRDDDPENDPEGYLWLPARVCAAVAGEAGQEALGRFYAAFGARVHERGEMDPRTVPGALAEAGLPEGLAAAARDDRYDDAVRASTAEGLARVGPHVGTPVVAVGELAFFGPVLSRIPRGEEAGRLWDGTLLVAGTPGFHELKGPPHAAPDFS, encoded by the coding sequence ATGGCCGAGATCGCCGACGTCTGGTTCGACCCGTCCTGCCCCTACACGTGGATCACGACGCGGTGGCTGGTGGAGGCCGCGGGGGCCCGGCCCGTCGGGCTTCGCTGGCACCTGCTGAGCCTGGCCGCGCTGAACGAGGGCCGCGACGACGATCCCGAGAACGATCCCGAGGGGTACCTGTGGCTGCCCGCCCGGGTCTGCGCCGCCGTCGCCGGCGAGGCCGGGCAGGAGGCGCTCGGCCGCTTCTACGCCGCGTTCGGCGCCCGCGTCCACGAGCGCGGCGAGATGGATCCGCGGACGGTCCCCGGCGCGCTGGCCGAGGCCGGCCTGCCGGAGGGGCTCGCCGCCGCGGCCCGGGACGACCGGTACGACGACGCCGTCCGCGCCTCGACGGCCGAAGGGCTCGCGAGGGTCGGCCCGCACGTCGGCACGCCTGTGGTCGCGGTCGGGGAGCTGGCGTTCTTCGGCCCGGTGCTGTCCCGGATCCCGCGCGGCGAGGAGGCCGGGCGGCTGTGGGACGGGACGCTCCTCGTCGCCGGGACGCCCGGCTTCCACGAGCTCAAGGGGCCGCCCCACGCCGCCCCCGACTTCTCCTAG
- a CDS encoding RibD family protein, whose amino-acid sequence MSERPYVLLSCAMSADGYIDDATPERLRLSSTADWDRVDAVRAGCDAILVGAGTVRADDPRLLVRSAARREQRVARGLPPDLTKVTLTWSGDLDPGARFFTTGGSPKLVYAPTGTAGGLAARLSGLAEVVDAGDPLALAAVLGDLAARGVRRLMVEGGGGIHTLFLTADAVDELQLVVAPFFVGDPSAPRFVRSGVFPQSPARPMRLQEATRIGDLALLRYLVGRARG is encoded by the coding sequence GTGAGCGAGCGTCCCTACGTGCTGCTGAGCTGCGCGATGTCCGCCGACGGCTACATCGACGACGCGACTCCGGAGCGGCTGCGGCTGTCCAGCACGGCGGACTGGGACCGGGTCGACGCGGTGCGCGCCGGCTGCGACGCGATCCTCGTCGGCGCGGGCACCGTCCGGGCCGACGACCCGAGGCTGCTCGTGCGGTCGGCGGCGCGGCGGGAGCAGCGGGTCGCGCGCGGGCTGCCGCCCGACCTCACCAAGGTGACGCTGACCTGGAGCGGCGACCTGGACCCCGGCGCCCGGTTCTTCACCACGGGCGGTTCCCCGAAGCTCGTGTACGCCCCCACCGGCACGGCGGGCGGGCTGGCGGCCCGGCTGTCCGGCCTCGCCGAGGTCGTGGACGCCGGCGACCCGCTCGCGCTGGCCGCGGTGCTCGGCGACCTCGCCGCCCGGGGCGTCCGGCGGCTGATGGTCGAGGGCGGCGGCGGGATCCACACGCTGTTCCTCACCGCCGACGCGGTGGACGAGTTGCAGCTCGTGGTCGCGCCGTTCTTCGTCGGCGACCCGTCCGCGCCGCGCTTCGTGCGCTCCGGGGTGTTCCCGCAGTCGCCCGCGCGCCCCATGCGGCTGCAGGAGGCCACCCGCATCGGCGACCTCGCCCTGCTGCGCTACCTCGTCGGGAGGGCGCGTGGATGA
- a CDS encoding deaminase: MDDLGWLALACDLAALCPPSRTAFSVGAVIVGADGREVARGFSREHDPHDHAEEAALARAGGDLAGATVYSSLEPCGHRASRPRTCAELIVASGARRVVFAWREPALFAAGTGAEVLAAAGVEAVELPGLAERARRPNAHLL, translated from the coding sequence GTGGATGACCTCGGCTGGCTGGCCCTGGCCTGCGACCTCGCCGCCCTGTGCCCGCCCTCGCGCACCGCGTTCTCGGTGGGCGCGGTCATCGTCGGGGCGGACGGGCGGGAGGTCGCGCGCGGCTTCTCCCGCGAGCACGACCCGCACGACCACGCCGAGGAGGCCGCGCTCGCCAGGGCGGGCGGCGACCTGGCCGGCGCGACCGTCTACAGCTCCCTCGAACCGTGCGGGCACCGCGCGTCGCGGCCCCGGACGTGCGCGGAGCTGATCGTCGCCTCGGGCGCCCGCCGCGTCGTGTTCGCCTGGCGGGAGCCGGCCCTGTTCGCCGCGGGCACGGGCGCGGAGGTCCTCGCGGCCGCGGGCGTCGAGGCGGTCGAGCTGCCCGGGCTCGCCGAGCGGGCCCGCCGCCCGAACGCCCACCTGCTCTAG
- a CDS encoding aldehyde dehydrogenase, which produces MREHDRLFIGGEWAAPAGTGVIDVVSPHTEEVIGRVPEGTEGDIDAAVAAARRAFDEGPWPRMTPAERAEVVGRLSAIYAERQQEMADLVTAEMGSPIMFSVFGQAAIPQMVLQYYVDLAASYTWEEERQGMLGPVTVAQEPVGVVAAIVPWNVPQFTLMLKLAPALIAGCTVVAKPSPETPLDSYLLAEWIREAGIPEGVVNFVPAGREVGAYLVAHPDVDKVSFTGSTAAGRKIGAVCGEQLKRVTLELGGKSAAIILDDADLASTVEGFKLASLMNNGEACAAQTRILASRRRYDEVADALATMVSGLSVGDPSDYGCEIGPLVAKRQQERVENYIRIGQDEGAKLITGGLNRPHDRGWYVAPTVFGDVGNDMRIAREEIFGPVLVLIPYEDEADAVRIANDSDYGLGGSVWTSDVDHGVEVARRIRTGSCGVNMYTLDPNTPFGGYKNSGLGRELGPEGLHAYLEHKSIPHPAPAG; this is translated from the coding sequence ATGCGCGAGCACGATCGGCTGTTCATCGGAGGCGAGTGGGCCGCACCGGCCGGCACCGGCGTGATCGACGTCGTCTCCCCGCACACCGAGGAGGTCATCGGGCGGGTCCCCGAGGGCACCGAGGGCGACATCGACGCCGCCGTCGCGGCGGCCCGGCGCGCCTTCGACGAGGGCCCCTGGCCGCGGATGACCCCCGCCGAGCGGGCGGAGGTCGTCGGCCGGCTCTCGGCGATCTACGCCGAGCGGCAGCAGGAGATGGCCGACCTCGTGACCGCCGAGATGGGGTCGCCCATCATGTTCTCGGTGTTCGGGCAGGCGGCCATCCCGCAGATGGTGCTCCAGTACTACGTCGACCTCGCCGCCTCCTACACCTGGGAGGAGGAGCGGCAGGGCATGCTGGGGCCCGTCACGGTCGCCCAGGAGCCGGTCGGCGTCGTCGCGGCGATCGTCCCGTGGAACGTCCCGCAGTTCACGCTGATGCTCAAGCTCGCGCCCGCGCTCATCGCCGGCTGCACGGTCGTGGCCAAGCCCTCCCCCGAGACCCCCCTCGACTCCTACCTGCTCGCCGAGTGGATCCGCGAGGCGGGGATCCCCGAGGGCGTCGTCAACTTCGTCCCCGCCGGGCGCGAGGTCGGCGCCTACCTCGTCGCCCACCCGGACGTGGACAAGGTGTCCTTCACCGGCTCCACCGCCGCCGGGCGCAAGATCGGCGCGGTCTGCGGCGAGCAGCTCAAGCGGGTCACCCTCGAACTCGGCGGCAAGTCCGCCGCGATCATCCTGGACGACGCCGACCTGGCCTCCACCGTCGAGGGCTTCAAGCTGGCGTCGCTGATGAACAACGGCGAGGCGTGCGCCGCGCAGACCCGCATCCTCGCCTCCCGCCGCCGCTACGACGAGGTCGCCGACGCGCTCGCCACCATGGTGAGCGGCCTCAGCGTGGGCGACCCCTCCGACTACGGCTGCGAGATCGGCCCGCTGGTCGCCAAGCGGCAGCAGGAGCGCGTGGAGAACTACATCCGGATCGGCCAGGACGAGGGCGCCAAGCTGATCACCGGCGGCCTGAACCGCCCGCACGACCGCGGCTGGTACGTCGCGCCCACCGTCTTCGGCGACGTCGGCAACGACATGCGCATCGCCCGCGAGGAGATCTTCGGCCCCGTGCTGGTCCTCATCCCCTACGAGGACGAGGCCGACGCCGTCAGGATCGCCAACGACAGCGACTACGGGCTCGGCGGCTCGGTCTGGACCTCCGACGTCGACCACGGCGTCGAGGTCGCCCGCCGCATCCGCACCGGGAGCTGCGGCGTCAACATGTACACCCTCGACCCGAACACCCCGTTCGGCGGCTACAAGAACAGCGGCCTCGGCCGCGAGCTCGGCCCCGAGGGCCTGCACGCCTACCTGGAGCACAAGTCCATCCCCCACCCCGCCCCCGCGGGCTGA
- a CDS encoding ATP-binding cassette domain-containing protein — translation MTDAKGAPLIRLSGVGKNYGNVIALRDVDLVAAAGEVTCVLGDNGAGKSTLIKVVAGLHRHDTGTYEVRGEEVSFGSPRDALDRGIATVYQDLAVVPLMPVWRNFFLGSERRGRFGAMDVRSMRETTHREMAAMGIDLRDVDQPIGTLSGGERQCVAIARAVHFGAEALVLDEPTAALGVKQAGVVLRYIVQARERGLAVVFITHNPHHAYPVGDRFLILNRGRGIGHHTKEEITREELTGLMAGGGELEELAHELDAAGSPAAAARMAKEAETLGLTDD, via the coding sequence ATGACGGACGCGAAGGGGGCGCCGCTCATCAGGCTCAGCGGCGTCGGCAAGAACTACGGCAACGTCATCGCGCTGCGCGACGTGGACCTGGTGGCCGCCGCGGGCGAGGTCACCTGCGTCCTCGGCGACAACGGGGCCGGCAAGTCCACGCTCATCAAGGTCGTCGCCGGGCTGCACCGCCACGACACCGGCACCTACGAGGTGCGGGGCGAGGAGGTGAGCTTCGGTTCGCCCCGCGACGCGCTCGACCGCGGCATCGCGACCGTCTACCAGGACCTCGCGGTCGTCCCGCTCATGCCGGTCTGGCGCAACTTCTTCCTCGGCTCGGAGAGGCGGGGGCGCTTCGGCGCCATGGACGTCCGGTCCATGCGCGAGACCACCCACCGGGAGATGGCCGCGATGGGCATCGACCTGCGCGACGTCGACCAGCCCATCGGGACCCTGTCGGGCGGCGAGCGGCAGTGCGTGGCCATCGCCCGCGCCGTCCACTTCGGCGCCGAGGCCCTCGTCCTGGACGAGCCCACCGCCGCCCTCGGCGTCAAGCAGGCCGGGGTGGTGCTGCGCTACATCGTGCAGGCGCGGGAGCGGGGCCTCGCGGTCGTCTTCATCACCCACAACCCGCACCACGCCTACCCGGTCGGCGACCGCTTCCTGATCCTGAACCGCGGGCGCGGCATCGGCCACCACACCAAGGAGGAGATCACCCGCGAGGAGCTCACCGGCCTCATGGCGGGCGGCGGCGAGCTGGAGGAGCTCGCCCACGAACTCGACGCGGCGGGCTCGCCGGCCGCCGCCGCGCGGATGGCGAAGGAGGCCGAGACCCTGGGCCTCACCGACGACTGA